Proteins from a genomic interval of Colletotrichum higginsianum IMI 349063 chromosome 6, whole genome shotgun sequence:
- a CDS encoding Sugar 1,4-lactone oxidase: protein MSAIASLDPHVRGIIEDAAADGIPFRARTAHMHATWARTFASLPELYIQPQSQQEVEKAVKLARRCRRRITTVGHAHSPSDLTCTSNWLVNLDGFKKVLSVDEATGLVVMQAGIRLWQLTEELNKHGLSFPVLGSVNEQTIAGVISTGTRGSTLKHGLLSEAISSLKIVLASGETVACSPAENPDLFRGALLSLGALGIITEVSFRAVPAFSLRWQQTIQADATMLDAWKQDNKLWTQSDFVRVWWLPYTRRAVVWKADVVTKEDLESGREKNRDPPVGYYDGALGYHIYHNLLYLSRYIPRILPWVEWFVFGMQYGFKNGYTSSAVQPMDKALWMNCLYSQYVNEWAIPLHRGPEALMRLGSWINRLQPGDPNYVAHGIPYSAEGLYIHSPVEVRVCDATVHTSAEQGNRPFLDSTVKDGPTLNLNATMYRPYDLDPPGLRRWFQGFEWLMRDLGGKPHWAKNFDVRNDEFAAWYGDDLERWRRVRDEVDPDGLFVGPWHRQFVLDPETPLLAFEEVEKTRHDAGRGVTVYGTRAQLGDEEAAGEAEKA, encoded by the exons ATGTCTGCCATCGCGTCTCTGGATCCGCATGTGCGCGGCATcatcgaggacgccgccgccgacggcatcccCTTCCGGGCCCGGACGGCGCATATGCACGCGACGTGGGCGCGCACCTTTGCCTCGCTGCCGGAGCTGTACATCCAGCCGCAGTCGCAGcaggaggtcgagaaggccgtGAAGCTCGcccgtcgatgccggcggcgcatCACCACCGTCGGCCACGCCCACTCGCCGTCCGACCTGACGTGCACGAGCAACTGGCTCGTCAACCTAGACGGCTTCAAGAAGGTCTTGTCTGTTGATG AGGCAACGGGACTGGTGGTCATGCAGGCCGGCATCCGCCTCTGGCAGCTGACCGAGGAGCTCAACAAGCACGGCCTCTCGTTCCCCGTGCTGGGCAGCGTCAACGAGCAgaccatcgccggcgtcatcagCACCGGCACCCGCGGCAGCACCCTCAAGCACGGCCTGCTCTCCGAGGCCATCTCGTCCCTCAAGATCGTCCTGGCCAGCGGCGAGACGGTGGCGTGCTCGCCCGCCGAGAACCCGGACCTCTTCCGGGGCGCCCTCCTCTcgctcggcgccctcggcatcatcaccgaGGTCAGCTTCCGCGCCGTGCCGGCCTTCAGCCTGCGGTGGCAGCAGACGATCCAGGCCGACGCCACCATGCTCGACGCCTGGAAGCAGGACAACAAGCTGTGGACCCAGTCCGACTTTGTCCGCGTCTGGTGGCTGCCGTACACGAGGCGGGCCGTCGTCTGgaaggccgacgtcgtcaccAAGGAGGACCTCGAGTCCGGCCGGGAGAAGAATCGGGACCCGCCCGTCGGCTACTacgacggcgcgctcggGTACCACATTTACCACAACCTGCTGTACCTGTCGCGTTACATCCCGCGCATCCTGCCCTGGGTAGAATG GTTCGTCTTCGGCATGCAGTACGGCTTCAAGAACGGCTACACCTCGTCGGCCGTCCAGCCCATGGATAAAGCCCTGTGGATGAACTGCCTGTACAGCCAGTACGTGAACGAGTGGGCCATCCCCCTCCACCGCGGGCCCGAGGCCCTGATGCGCCTCGGGTCCTGGATCAACAGGCTGCAGCCCGGGGACCCGAACTACGTCGCCCACGGCATCCCGTACTCGGCCGAGGGCCTGTACATCCACTCGCCCGTCGAGGTGCGCGTCTGCGACGCCACCGTCCACACGAGCGCCGAGCAGGGCAACCGGCCGTTCCTCGACAGCACCGTCAAGGACGGGCCGACACTGAACCTCAACGCCACCATGTACCGCCCCTACGACCTCGACCCGCCCGGCCTGCGGCGCTGGTTCCAGGGCTTCGAGTGGCTGATgcgcgacctcggcggcaagcCGCACTGGGCCAAGAACTTTGACGTCCGCAACGACGAGTTCGCGGCGTGGTACGGCGACGACCTGGAGCGGTGGCGCCGCGTgcgcgacgaggtcgacccGGACGGCCTGTTCGTCGGGCCCTGGCACCGCCAGTTCGTGCTGGACCCCGAGACGCCCCTGCTCGCGTTCGAGGAGGTTGAGAAGACGAGGCACGACGCCGGCAGGGGGGTCACCGTGTACGGCACCCGCGCGCAGTTaggggacgaggaggcggccggggaggccgagaaggcatGA
- a CDS encoding SIS domain-containing protein, translated as MVPPRSGSAMGMRSRGPVELNVNLAKSYEIRGPKSPMPRSPLRDVTHEDRGGRGGSYEDRLEGAIHVLRTEANALMALTQLYASERVCRDGFHRAVEALVRHRDHRGKVVFIGVGKSGWIAKKLTATFSSLGLPAVFLHPTEALHGDLGIVGEHDTLIMITFSGRTPELLLLLPHLSRKCPLVLLTSPTCMETCEIARQRPDLILLPAPIPESEKETFGVSAPTTSTTMAIAVGDALAYVASKEMYPSVSSVFAKNHPGGAIGQAFKTK; from the coding sequence ATGGTCCCTCCTCGTTCTGGATCCGCCATGGGCATGCGCAGCCGCGGCCCGGTAGAGCTCAACGTCAACCTCGCCAAGTCGTACGAGATCCGCGGGCCCAAGTCCCCCATGCCCAGATCCCCCCTGAGAGACGTCACCCACGAGgaccgcggcggccgcggtggTTCGTACGAGGAccgcctcgagggcgccatcCACGTCCTCCGCACCGAGGCCAACGCCCTCATGGCGCTGACGCAGCTGTACGCCTCGGAGCGCGTCTGCCGCGACGGCTTCcaccgcgccgtcgaggccctcgtgCGCCACCGCGACCACCGCGGCAAggtcgtcttcatcggcgtcggcaagtCGGGCTGGATCGCCAAGAAGCTCACGGCCACCTTCAGCAGCCTGGGCCTgcccgccgtcttcctccaCCCGACCGAGGCGCTccacggcgacctcggcatcgtcggcgagcACGACACCCTCATCATGATCACCTTCTCCGGCCGCACGcccgagctgctgctgctgctcccccACCTGAGCCGCAAGTGCCCGCTTGTCCTGCTCACCTCGCCCACCTGCATGGAGACGTGCGAGATCGCCAGGCAGCGGCCCGACCTCATCCTGCTGCCCGCCCCCATCCCCGAGTCCGAGAAGGAGACGTTTGGCGTCTCGGCCCCAACCACGTCGACGACCatggccatcgccgtcggcgacgccctgGCCTACGTCGCCTCCAAGGAGATGTACCCgtccgtctcgtccgtcttTGCCAAGAACCACCcgggcggcgccatcggccagGCCTTCAAGACCAAATAG